The Mus musculus strain C57BL/6J chromosome 2, GRCm38.p6 C57BL/6J genome has a window encoding:
- the Gm4631 gene encoding zinc finger protein 431-like isoform X2, with product MLETYKNLTAIGYIWEEHTIEDHFQTSRSHGRHERSCSAEQPSEFIQCGKAFAYESGRQRHQIKHNGEKHHDCNQCGKDFRTWNVLQIHKRTHTGEKPYDCKQCGKVFARSCHLQIHNRTHAGEKQYECNQCGKAFKRRINLQIHKRTHTGEKPYECNQCGKAFASSGELQKHKRTHTGEKPYECKQCGKAFSQSSHLRIHKRTHTGEKPYECNQCGKAFARSGDLQKHKRTHTGEKPYECKQCGKAFAHSSHLHKHERTHTGDKPYECKQCGKAFAVIYTLQMHKRTHTGDKPYECKQCGKAFAVIYTLQMHKRTHTGEKPYKCKQCGKAFARSCHLRIHKRTHTGEKPYECNQCGKAFAESSTLQIHNRTHTGEKPYECNQCGKAFITRRVLQIHKRTHTGEKPYECNQCGKAFARSCDLQKHKRTHTGEKPYECNHCGKAFAQSSSLRIHKRTYTGERQYECN from the exons ATGCTAGAGACCTATAAGAATCTCACAGCTATAG GTTACATTTGGGAAGAACATACGATTGAAGACCATTTTCAAACttctagaagtcatggaag gcatgaaagaagttgtTCTGCAGAGCAACCCTCTGAgtttattcaatgtggtaaagcctttgcatatgagAGTGGTAGACAAAGGCATCAAATTAAACATAATGGagagaaacaccatgactgtaaccaatgtggtaaggACTTTAGAACATGGAATGTCCtgcaaatacataagcgaacacatacaggagagaaaccctatgactgtaaacaatgtggtaaagtctttgcaAGAAGCTgtcatctccaaatacataatcgaacacatgcaggagagaaacagtatgaatgtaaccaatgtggtaaagcttttaaaagaaggattaacctccaaatacataagcgaacacatacaggagagaaaccctatgaatgtaaccaatgtggaaaagcctttgcaaGTAGTGGTGAActccaaaaacataaacgaacacatacaggagagaaaccctatgaatgtaaacaatgtggtaaagccttttcacaaagcagtcatctccgaatacataagcgaacacatacaggagagaaaccctatgaatgtaaccaatgtggaaaagcctttgcaagaagtggtgacctccaaaaacataaacgaacacatacaggagagaaaccctatgaatgtaaacaatgtggtaaagcctttgcacatagcagTCATCTCCACAAACatgagcgaacacatacaggagacaaaccctatgaatgtaaacagtgtggtaaagcctttgcagtaatctatactctccaaatgcataagcgaacacatacaggagacaaaccctatgaatgtaaacaatgtggtaaagcctttgcagtaatctatactctccaaatgcataagcgaacacatacaggagagaaaccctataaatgtaaacaatgtggtaaagcctttgcaagaagctgtcatctccgaatacataagcgaacacatacaggagagaaaccctatgaatgtaaccaatgtggtaaagcctttgcagaaagcagtactctccaaatccataaccgaacacatacaggagagaaaccctatgaatgtaaccaatgtggtaaagcttttataaCAAGGAGAGtcctccaaatacataagcgaacacataccggagagaaaccctatgaatgtaaccaatgtggaaaaGCTTTTGCAAGAAGTTGtgacctccaaaaacataaacgaactcatacaggagagaaaccctatgaatgtaaccactgtggtaaagcctttgcacaaagcAGTTCTCTCCGAATCCATAAGCGAACATATACAGGAGAGAGACAATATGAATGTAACTAg
- the Gm4631 gene encoding zinc finger protein 431-like isoform X1, with the protein MDLVTYDDVHVNFTQDEWALLDPSQKSLYKGVMLETYKNLTAIGYIWEEHTIEDHFQTSRSHGRHERSCSAEQPSEFIQCGKAFAYESGRQRHQIKHNGEKHHDCNQCGKDFRTWNVLQIHKRTHTGEKPYDCKQCGKVFARSCHLQIHNRTHAGEKQYECNQCGKAFKRRINLQIHKRTHTGEKPYECNQCGKAFASSGELQKHKRTHTGEKPYECKQCGKAFSQSSHLRIHKRTHTGEKPYECNQCGKAFARSGDLQKHKRTHTGEKPYECKQCGKAFAHSSHLHKHERTHTGDKPYECKQCGKAFAVIYTLQMHKRTHTGDKPYECKQCGKAFAVIYTLQMHKRTHTGEKPYKCKQCGKAFARSCHLRIHKRTHTGEKPYECNQCGKAFAESSTLQIHNRTHTGEKPYECNQCGKAFITRRVLQIHKRTHTGEKPYECNQCGKAFARSCDLQKHKRTHTGEKPYECNHCGKAFAQSSSLRIHKRTYTGERQYECN; encoded by the exons ATG GATTTAGTCACCTATGATgacgtgcatgtgaacttcactcaggatgagtgggctttgctggatccttctcagaagagtctctacaaggGTGTGATGCTAGAGACCTATAAGAATCTCACAGCTATAG GTTACATTTGGGAAGAACATACGATTGAAGACCATTTTCAAACttctagaagtcatggaag gcatgaaagaagttgtTCTGCAGAGCAACCCTCTGAgtttattcaatgtggtaaagcctttgcatatgagAGTGGTAGACAAAGGCATCAAATTAAACATAATGGagagaaacaccatgactgtaaccaatgtggtaaggACTTTAGAACATGGAATGTCCtgcaaatacataagcgaacacatacaggagagaaaccctatgactgtaaacaatgtggtaaagtctttgcaAGAAGCTgtcatctccaaatacataatcgaacacatgcaggagagaaacagtatgaatgtaaccaatgtggtaaagcttttaaaagaaggattaacctccaaatacataagcgaacacatacaggagagaaaccctatgaatgtaaccaatgtggaaaagcctttgcaaGTAGTGGTGAActccaaaaacataaacgaacacatacaggagagaaaccctatgaatgtaaacaatgtggtaaagccttttcacaaagcagtcatctccgaatacataagcgaacacatacaggagagaaaccctatgaatgtaaccaatgtggaaaagcctttgcaagaagtggtgacctccaaaaacataaacgaacacatacaggagagaaaccctatgaatgtaaacaatgtggtaaagcctttgcacatagcagTCATCTCCACAAACatgagcgaacacatacaggagacaaaccctatgaatgtaaacagtgtggtaaagcctttgcagtaatctatactctccaaatgcataagcgaacacatacaggagacaaaccctatgaatgtaaacaatgtggtaaagcctttgcagtaatctatactctccaaatgcataagcgaacacatacaggagagaaaccctataaatgtaaacaatgtggtaaagcctttgcaagaagctgtcatctccgaatacataagcgaacacatacaggagagaaaccctatgaatgtaaccaatgtggtaaagcctttgcagaaagcagtactctccaaatccataaccgaacacatacaggagagaaaccctatgaatgtaaccaatgtggtaaagcttttataaCAAGGAGAGtcctccaaatacataagcgaacacataccggagagaaaccctatgaatgtaaccaatgtggaaaaGCTTTTGCAAGAAGTTGtgacctccaaaaacataaacgaactcatacaggagagaaaccctatgaatgtaaccactgtggtaaagcctttgcacaaagcAGTTCTCTCCGAATCCATAAGCGAACATATACAGGAGAGAGACAATATGAATGTAACTAg
- the Gm4631 gene encoding zinc finger protein 14 isoform X3: MKPKFKTIHTDKKTHQYNQCKKDFTCANFICRHERSCSAEQPSEFIQCGKAFAYESGRQRHQIKHNGEKHHDCNQCGKDFRTWNVLQIHKRTHTGEKPYDCKQCGKVFARSCHLQIHNRTHAGEKQYECNQCGKAFKRRINLQIHKRTHTGEKPYECNQCGKAFASSGELQKHKRTHTGEKPYECKQCGKAFSQSSHLRIHKRTHTGEKPYECNQCGKAFARSGDLQKHKRTHTGEKPYECKQCGKAFAHSSHLHKHERTHTGDKPYECKQCGKAFAVIYTLQMHKRTHTGDKPYECKQCGKAFAVIYTLQMHKRTHTGEKPYKCKQCGKAFARSCHLRIHKRTHTGEKPYECNQCGKAFAESSTLQIHNRTHTGEKPYECNQCGKAFITRRVLQIHKRTHTGEKPYECNQCGKAFARSCDLQKHKRTHTGEKPYECNHCGKAFAQSSSLRIHKRTYTGERQYECN; encoded by the coding sequence atgaaaccaaaatttaaaacaattcatacagataaaaagactcaTCAGTATAATCAGTGTAAGAAAGATTTCACGTGTGCAAATTttatttgcaggcatgaaagaagttgtTCTGCAGAGCAACCCTCTGAgtttattcaatgtggtaaagcctttgcatatgagAGTGGTAGACAAAGGCATCAAATTAAACATAATGGagagaaacaccatgactgtaaccaatgtggtaaggACTTTAGAACATGGAATGTCCtgcaaatacataagcgaacacatacaggagagaaaccctatgactgtaaacaatgtggtaaagtctttgcaAGAAGCTgtcatctccaaatacataatcgaacacatgcaggagagaaacagtatgaatgtaaccaatgtggtaaagcttttaaaagaaggattaacctccaaatacataagcgaacacatacaggagagaaaccctatgaatgtaaccaatgtggaaaagcctttgcaaGTAGTGGTGAActccaaaaacataaacgaacacatacaggagagaaaccctatgaatgtaaacaatgtggtaaagccttttcacaaagcagtcatctccgaatacataagcgaacacatacaggagagaaaccctatgaatgtaaccaatgtggaaaagcctttgcaagaagtggtgacctccaaaaacataaacgaacacatacaggagagaaaccctatgaatgtaaacaatgtggtaaagcctttgcacatagcagTCATCTCCACAAACatgagcgaacacatacaggagacaaaccctatgaatgtaaacagtgtggtaaagcctttgcagtaatctatactctccaaatgcataagcgaacacatacaggagacaaaccctatgaatgtaaacaatgtggtaaagcctttgcagtaatctatactctccaaatgcataagcgaacacatacaggagagaaaccctataaatgtaaacaatgtggtaaagcctttgcaagaagctgtcatctccgaatacataagcgaacacatacaggagagaaaccctatgaatgtaaccaatgtggtaaagcctttgcagaaagcagtactctccaaatccataaccgaacacatacaggagagaaaccctatgaatgtaaccaatgtggtaaagcttttataaCAAGGAGAGtcctccaaatacataagcgaacacataccggagagaaaccctatgaatgtaaccaatgtggaaaaGCTTTTGCAAGAAGTTGtgacctccaaaaacataaacgaactcatacaggagagaaaccctatgaatgtaaccactgtggtaaagcctttgcacaaagcAGTTCTCTCCGAATCCATAAGCGAACATATACAGGAGAGAGACAATATGAATGTAACTAg